agcataagctcaagtgatggtgaacaagaactactcactaagaaatttaaaaaattaaagaaataaaaatttaagaacaaaaagaacagaattacttgctttgaacgcaagaaaaagaacataaagtgggatgaatcgagctcctccgaagatgagaagaaaattaaaaaatgcgaggtggcaaactatgccttaacgacatttaacgatgaggtaatcaaaacccccttaatttatttcaaaattacatgatgcttttcataatgtattttcttttttagtatagaattaattttcttgaaaattatatgtttaaaaaaatataaaaattacgatcatgctagtagttttgaaaataatcataaaaaatacatattttataataaacaaataaaatgattttgattgaaaatatcaaatcatgctatatgtggttaagaagtaataatgtgtatcacgttgattttcattgttatttcttgattttgattaaataaaatcatgtttgatttgaagaaatgcataatgatataatattaaatattttgaaatcatgattgataattttatgcataagattttaaggtatcaatgatgataagcatgtgttattttcatgagtgtatttgaaaaacatatggcaaaaccatgtccgaatgcatgaaagtgttaaattttattttcggattctcttgatttttgtgatttattgatcttgatgattttatgatgaaattcattttttgatcctaaacgttgatgcatatttttatttaacataaataaaaaagcatgctaacatgaaatcaattacttaaaatgaaatacttaaaaaaggaaaaatatattatcaatgaaatcatgaatctacttatgttatgaattttgtgaaccataaaaatgattttggtgatttgaatttgagattagttttatcaaaatcatgatcttgatttcttagaataacatgagatttcccttgatgatcatctcgattatttaaaaggagatttgtcaaaatgattcatggaattttcgattcatgacttgatccttcatttgtttatgagatggttgaaatctttgtacctttgaattcttcccttctcctttcgatttttgaatttatgcatattatatgttgaagatttgaaaccatgttttgatattattattatgcatacccaagaaatgttgatttgacaaaatgaatgatgatttttctcttgaatataacttgtgatatgttttttttttttaatcatcatcttgatttctcgatattcgatacatgaaattttattatgaatcaagattttttgtttaatcgatctcctaagattttctttcgattatttatgatgaggtttttaaaaaagaaatcatgtcttttggtattcatatgtttaaatctttcatgatatgatctttatgcaattccttgtattcatgaaatgtttatctcatcacctaactaattcttcttgatattctttatgtgatgatatgaatgcatgaaatattcatgaatttgatattatgcatgcaatgatgaaatattcatgaatttgaaatgatgcatgcaatacttatgataatgatgtacatgatctattgcatattatgaatgctttaaatgatgaatgtttggtatcatgatcaacatgttgataaatgcttaaaaattttaatgcttgaatatcatatatgatatgctcataatgatgattaatttatttatatcatgaatgaaaaataaaatgtattgttttgaaaatgtgcatgttttaatttaaaaatataatgataagattgatacttatctttttcatgatttagaaattgacgtaaagggtcttccattctttttgacattgacaaagggggagaaatatcgctagctcatcttgcaaaatttagaaacatgcactttgcaaatgaagcaaatatttgctagcttacatattgcaaggaaaagaacttgacatcttgaacatcaaaAAACTATGCTactttgcatgatgtaaaatttgctagaattgctagcttatgatctaaagagaagcaaaaagctgctatctcaaaagaagcaaattgtacaattcaagaagaaagcaaaaattatacttctcaaaaaagaaaaaattgctatcttgaacatcaccgagaattgctagcttgaaatctcaagaaaacccAAAAATATGCTatagtgcctatctcaagaaaagcaaatatgccaacttgtatatctttaaaattgatagcttgtataatgtaaagcttgcatatttcaagaagcaagagttgcttttttgaacatctataaattgctagcttgtagtctaaagaaaagcaaacatttgctatctcatgaaaagcaaacaTTTGCTATCTAATGAAAAGCAAACATtttcaacttgcacatctttaattgcttgattgcatgatgataaaatttgatactatgtttttcatgtaatgagttgaacttatatcataaacacaagaatagttgtacttctcctttttgttgatgacaaagggggagaagtatgttgatgacctgacatgttatgcataagtatatgatgacatgttgcttggatttttgaatccaagagtttctatcaatatggcatattgatagggggagtttgtttaaactacgggagttaaggttaactccgccatcaagtggttgtcatcatcaaaaagggggagattgttgaatcttatattttgatgatgaaaccacttcatatatatttatgttttaatctgcgttttgagtgacgcaggatgcttcgatcaggatgagacaattaaagcaggaaaaatcatattgtgcccgaggaaaatgtcagaagattggacgtcggatcggtggatcggtcgacatatcgatagaaggcttcgggccatggactcgggcatcgggccaagaagagtgggtattgtgctaaggatatcggagttgcggagtcaactgatcgattgggcaataggtcgcaggagaggacgatgcaccgaataatcggacgaagcgttgagggaccaatgacatgccggacaacttggttaattgcttaggattaattgtcttgattgaagttttgttttacatgtgcaggattaattacgatggaagtaagacatgcagcaggagttgcgccgaagtcaagactatgatcacgttaggagttcgagagttcgacgaaagtccgaacgaccgtcggaggttctatgggaacaaatccgagaagtccaggagcttgccaaaagaagctcgtcggaactcaccaagtggatcgtcgcaagtccaggagtttaccgaaagtccgtcggagcatcggcgaaggttcgtcggatgtttgtcagaagttcgtcgaaagctcgctggaaaaagcgattgatgcaccggagcaagttgcagtaaatgtcttaagaaatatcgtagttagcatgtagattaagttaggaatgggaagtgatcccattaacttaatctgggggcaattgggcccttgatagacccaaattgggctgaatggatcaacttattcggaccagaattcctgccaagcagtggcacagcccaggagatggtctcccaggaaagctgggtggtgcaaccgcccaggtcaggcggtggcaccgcctgggctcagtcttcgagcaagactgggcgatggcaccgcccaaaggctcagtctccgagctgccaggcagttgtaccgccccagtcaagaggtggtaccaccaggaccccaaaaatctgggagatgacatttttgagctctaaatttaaatcagtttagagcctataaatactcctctcatccccgggtaaaacatacaagcatagagagattaaaagagaaaaaacgctactgcaatatctagaatttccctcctctagcttaagtgttagaattctatttaagagaggagagtgagtgcttgtaagggttgtctcctaaacccagtaaaaggagaagaggggtgtaagaaggaggttgatcttcgcctagtaaaagaagatcgttagtggatgccggtggcctcgacggaagaggaatcagaagagtggaagtaggtcacgattgaccgaaccactataaactctcgtgttCTCTTGTTtgtatttattcttgctgcttacgttactgcaaacctctatatgtgctttacttcctcattacttttgctgcactcatttacgaactcgctttcaagttaagtttccgaaaacgattttacgtcggaaacgatttcatcgtacgaacgcagttttaatcgtcgaaagtttttcactgcactaattcacccccctcttaatgctcttgatcctaatatgtCCAACACCTTGACGTCGTATAGGACGATATCTCAATGTCACGTGATTAAATCGATCAAACTATTATCGTATCATGAAACTCAACGTGGCATGATAGTAGTTAAGCTTGATAGAAATACACAACTTCTCGTAACCAATGCTAATTACAAGAGTAGTTGTCCTAATAACCCATCATAAAAAGGCTTGCCAAATGCACTACACATTTACATACGACCTTGAAGTATTTTCTAAATCCTTCAAATCTTAGACTAACTTAAATATTAGAGGAATATTTATCAAGAATACTCCTGATATGATTGAGATagaaaagaaaccttagaaaacccCTTATAACATATACAATTAGAAGCTCTGAGAATCATTCGTTGATGATGAGATTATACAATTTGGTAGTAAGATGCCATGGTGACAGGCCCCATTTCCCTATTCATCTTGAGACCAACTACATGCTCGTAAATCTGCGTCCTTGAGACACATCCTATTTAGGATCTATTTGCCCCCAAGAGCTAACACATCCTAGTAACCAAGCTCAACACAAAGGGAAGGGATGACACTGCAAAGATTCCAAGCATGTTTGCCTGCCCAAATTGGTGAGCTAGAGAGTGTGACATGCAATTGGAGTCAGGACAGGTGATCTACTAAGCCTTACCTGCACTGTGCCAGAGAGGATGCATGGGTTAGAAATCTTAGTCTATAAatttatatctaaaatttatatgatgaaaagaagaagaaagaagacatAATTTAATTCCCTGATACAGTCAATTCTTCAACATCTTCTATACTGcttcaaaagaagaagaagacaaaaaaGCAACCTTTATAGTGAGATACACAAAGATAAGCTTTTCCTTTAATCCTATCCTTGAGAGATATCTTAAATCACATCAAAAGGGTTGAGGAAGGTGACACGAGACTTGGATCAAAGAGATGAAAGCAAGGCAACAAGAGGGAGACGCTATCATAGGCGTCAGTCGCCCCAACTTTTGGCTTCAGCTTCACAAGAGATTCCCATGCAGAAGCTTTCTTGGACCACGACAATGGAAGTTCTACACCACTAACGCCCTTCATTCTTAGCTTCATTTAGCGTCATCGAATTTATCCAAACTCACAAGTGTCTTAAACCCCTGTTTCCCTCTTCTTTACCATCTCTCCTCGCCTTTTGTCGTCTTCTCCTTCCGCCCGTCGTTACAAATAGCCCCACCAGTAACCCGAACCTTCTTTCACCGATCTCATCTCTTTGTCTTCCATGGATTCCGTCTCTCCTGTCACTTTAGACCTCAACAAGGAGGAAGGCCACTGCAGCAACGGTGCCGTCGTCTTCGACACCTCCTTCCTCCGGAGACAAGCTAAGATACCCGAGTCATTCGTCTGGCCTCGCAACGAGAGGCCTCACCCACTGGAGGAGCTCGAGGTGCCCGTCGTCGACCTCCGAGGACTCCTCGAGGGCGACGAGGCCTCCATCAGCCGCGCGGCCGAGGCCAGCCGGGCCGCATGCGTGCGCCACGGATTCTTCCAAGTGATCAACCATAAGGTTGACGCGAAGGTCTCCGGCGACGCCCTTGACGCTGCCGGGGACTTCTTCAAGCTCCCCCTGAGCACCAAACTGAGGGCCCGGAGGCAGCCCGGGAGCGCGTGGGGCTACGTCGGAGCCCACGCCGATCGCTTCGCCTCCAAGCTGCCGTGGAAGGAGACACTCACGTTCGGCTACGACTACGGCGAGCGCGGGGATGGTGTCGTGGACTACTTCACGTCGAAGCTCGGGGAAGGATTCGAGCCGATGGGGTACGGTGTTTTATTAACTTTATGCCGCAGTCGGATACCGATCGAGCATGAACGATTCGTGAAACAGGAGGGTGTACCGGAGGTACTGTGAGGCCATGAAGGAGCTGTCGCTGTCGATCATGGAGCTGCTGGGGATCAGTCTGGGCGTGGGAAGGGAGTACTACAGGCAGTTCTTCGAGGACGGGAGCTCCATCATGAGGTGCAACAGCTACCCGCCGTGCCAAGAACCAGAGCTGGCGCTGGGGACGGGGCCTCACTGCGATCCCACCGCGCTGACGATTCTGCTGCAAGACCAAGTGGGCGGCCTGCAGGTGTTCACGGAGGGCAAATGGCAGGCCGTTCGCCCCGTCCGGAGCGCGCTGGTCATCAACATCGGCGACACGTTCATGGTACGTTTTCGTAGGGTAGCATTTTGTTCTGGCGTGGCGACCTGATACTGTTCAGGTGCGGCTCGCATTTAGTGGTCTGATAACACGTGGCATTCTTGATTATAATTTCATTACAGTGATTAATGACAATCTTTATTATTTCCGGCAATATTATTTACAGCTCGAAAAGTATGAGCTGCATGTGAGAAGTATGCTATGTTGTAGGCATTGTCCAACGGGAGGTACAAGAGCTGCCTCCACCGGGCGGTGGTCAACAGCGAGAGGGAGCGGCTGTCTTTGGCCTTCTTCGTGTGCCCGAGAGGCGACAGGGTGGTTCGGCCGCCAagagagctgctgctgctgctggaggaGGAGGCGGTGCCGAGGGCGTTCCCCGACTTCACTTGGACGGAGCTGCTGGAGTTCACGCAGACCCACTACAGAGCAGACACCACCACGCTCCAAAGCTTCGCCCGCCGCCGGTTCCTCGCCTCCTCACCCTAACCACCACCGATCGATCGTCGGTATACGTACATTTGCCGTCGCTTTTTGACTCTTCACCTTCATGTCCGGTTGCATGCATGCCCATAGAGTTCACCTCCTCCCTTTCCTGCCATGTTATAGCAATTCCATTATTATGAATAACTTAGCATCTTCTCATCTGCATGAAATATTAAGCATGTATATTAAACTTtctaaaatatatatgtaaaatgatATCAAAAATTTCTTTGTCGAAGCATACATAACGGTCCGTGGAGATTGACATCGGACAAGACAAGTGCACAGAGCTGACCCAAATCCAAGGTCAACAGTTCTTGATTCGGGTTCAACGCATACACAGCTAATATATCGGATCGAGTCAAGTCAACATGGCAGGTCAACGCATGACTCGctctcaaaattggagcaatgattTGAGTTGGATGGTTTAATTGCGTGCGTATATCGAAGACGGTCGTGTCTCAGTCACGAGTTTGGATAAGATTCACCGTCGATGGTTTCTACCGAAGGAGGCGCCATCAGCATCCGACGCGAGGCTCAACTTGTCGTTTCAGTCGCCATCGTGAAGCCATGCCCATCATCCCCAAGCTCGAGATCATCCCTCAGCAATGGAATGGTTGAAGCGATGCATGAAACATAAAAGCATGTCCTCATCGGACAAAACAGAGTTCGAGTGCACGATCGACTGTCCGCCATTCCACCCCAACAGCTGCGGCAGATCGGGCGGCTGAAGTTGATCGAATGAttggctctgccaagcgatgctgaCACTCGAGCCGAGGTACGGCCGGGGAACATCCATTATTGATTACATGAACAATGTGCAAGGCAATGCGGGATCCGTGGACAGGCGTTTTCTCGTGC
The window above is part of the Musa acuminata AAA Group cultivar baxijiao chromosome BXJ2-6, Cavendish_Baxijiao_AAA, whole genome shotgun sequence genome. Proteins encoded here:
- the LOC135613632 gene encoding gibberellin 20 oxidase 2-like → MDSVSPVTLDLNKEEGHCSNGAVVFDTSFLRRQAKIPESFVWPRNERPHPLEELEVPVVDLRGLLEGDEASISRAAEASRAACVRHGFFQVINHKVDAKVSGDALDAAGDFFKLPLSTKLRARRQPGSAWGYVGAHADRFASKLPWKETLTFGYDYGERGDGVVDYFTSKLGEGFEPMGRVYRRYCEAMKELSLSIMELLGISLGVGREYYRQFFEDGSSIMRCNSYPPCQEPELALGTGPHCDPTALTILLQDQVGGLQVFTEGKWQAVRPVRSALVINIGDTFMALSNGRYKSCLHRAVVNSERERLSLAFFVCPRGDRVVRPPRELLLLLEEEAVPRAFPDFTWTELLEFTQTHYRADTTTLQSFARRRFLASSP